In Brachybacterium fresconis, the genomic stretch CGTGAGGTCCACGTCGATCATCCGGGTGAAGCGCTGCTGCCAGGTGGCGTAGTCCGTCGCCTCCACGGGATGGTTCGTGGACTCCCCGGGGGCGATTCCGGCATTGTTGACCAGCACGTCGATCTGGCCCAGCTCCGCTTCGGCCTCCTCGACCACGCGCCGCGCCGTCTCGGGGTCGGCGAGGTCGCCGCCGACGAGCGCGTGGCCCTCGCCGTGCAGCAGCCTCAGGGTCTCCTCGGCGTCGGCGCGGTGCGCGGCGTAGTGGACCGCGACGCGTTCGCCGCGCTCGCTCAGCGCGATGGCCGTCGCCCGGCCGATACCGCGGGAGGCCCCCGTGACCAGAGCACATCTCATGGGTCGTGTCCTCTCGTGCCGAAGGTGGTGCAGGACGCAGGACGTCCTCCACCATGCCGCACCGTACGGGACGGTGCGGGCCGGCGCACGGGGGATCGAGAGTGTCATTCCGGGGGCCTCCAGGCGGCGCGAGGCACCCGAAACGACACTCTCGATCTGCGCTTCCGGCCGCGATCCTCGCTTCTGGCCGTGATCCTCGCTTCTGGCCGTGATCCTCGCTTCTGGCCGTGATCCTCGCGCCCGTCGCTGGGATGTCTCCGCACCCTGAGTCGGTTGTTCACTGAGGGCGGAATCAGCATCCGGTTCTCGTCATCGACATGCTCAGCGGCGAGCAGATCGCCCAGGCCCACCTGACCGACTGGCGTCGTCGGACCCCCGGCGATGACGGTCTGACCTGCCCCGCCAGGAGGCTCGCCCTGAGCCCTGAGCCCTGAGCCCTGAGCCCTGAGCCCTGAGCCCTCAGGCCTCGCCGCGCCGCAACCAGGCCGTCGTCGCACCGGGCAGCAGCGCCGTCCCGTCGGCGTCGTCCACCGGATCCCCGCTCATCACCAGCAGCTCGCCGTCGGGCAGCGCGACCGGCTCATCGCCGAAGTTGGTGATGCTCAGCCAGCCGCCGGGCCGGGTGAAGGCGAGCACGTCCCCGCCGCTGAGCTCCTCGTCCCAGGTCAGCGTCTCCGCGCCCTGCAGCTCGCGGCGCAGCCGCAGCGCCTCGCGGTACAGCTCCAGGGTCGAACCGGCCACGCCGTCCTCGGCCTCGACCGAGGAGTCGGCGAACCAGGCCGGCTGCGGCAGGTGCGCCCCACCGGTGCCGAAGCCGAAGGAGGAGCCCGTCCGGGTCCAGGGCAGCGGCACGCGGCACCCGTCGCGGCCCAGGCCATCGTGGCCTCGCGTCTCCGGGGTGGTGCGCCAGAAGGCGGGGTCCTGCCGCCGCTCGTCAGGAATCTCGGCGACCTCGTGCAGCCCCAGCTCCTCGCCCTGGTACAGGTAGGCGCTGCCGGGCAGGGCCAGCTCGAACAGGGTCGCGGCCCGTGCCCGGCGCAGCCCCAGCTCCGCGGCGATCTCGTCGGCCGGCCCACCGGCGAGCACCCAGTCGGCGCCCTGCTTGCCGGGCCGACCCGCCCGCGGGGCCAGCCCGTACCGGGTGGCGTGGCGGACCCCGTCGTGATTGGAGAACACCCAGGTGGTCGAGGATCCCGTGACGGCGGACTGCGCGAGGTTGTCGGTGACGATGTCGCGGAAGTGCGTCGCGTCGAAGTCGGCGTCCATGAGGTCGAAGTTGAACGCCTGGCCGAGGCCCGTCGGGCTGGCATACTTCGCGCGCCGCTCCGGGGTCTCCACCCAGGCCTCCGCGACGGCGGTGCGCGCCGGGGTGTACTCGTCGAACACGGCGCGCCACTCGGCGTAGATCTCGTGGACCTCGTCGCGGTCCCACAGCGGGTGGGTGCCGTCCGCCTTCGGCATCGCCTTCAGTTCCGCCTTGCTGGGCAGCACGTCACCGAGATCCTTCGCCAGTCCGTGGGCGACGTCGACCCGGAAGCCGTCGACCCCTCGATCGGACCAGAAGCGCAGCGTGCGCAGGAAGTCCTCGCGCACCTCGGGATGCTTCCAGTCGAAGTCCGGCTGCTCGGTGGCGAAGGAGTGCAGGTACCACTGCCCGTCGGGCACCTGCGTCCAGGCCGGACCGCCGAAGATCGAGGTCCAGTCCGCCGGCGGCAGCTCGCCGCGCTCGCCCTTCCCGTCGCGGAAGATGTACCGCGCCCGGGCATTCGAGCCCTTCGGGGACTCCAGCGCCTCGCGGAACCACGCGTGGCGGTCCGAGGAGTGGTTGGGGACGATGTCGACGATCAGCTTGATGCCGACCCCGTGCAGGGCGGCGACCATCTCGTCGAACTGCTCCAGGGTGCCGATCTTCGGATCGACATCCCGGAAATCGTCGACGTCGTAGCCGCCGTCGGCCAGGGCCGAGGGGTAGAACGGGCTCAGCCACACGGCCTCGATCCCCAGCTGCAGCAGGTAGGGGACGCGGGAGATGATGCCGCGCAGATCGCCGATGCCGTCGCCGTTGCCGTCGGCGAAGGAGCGCGGATAGATCTGGTAGACGGCGGCCTGACGCCACCAGTCGGTCGTCTCTGCCAGGGGAGCGAGGGTGGTCGCGGATTCGGTCACGGTCGGAGAACCTCCAGGTTCGATCGGGGTCTGGTCGTTGTGCGGCGGATCAGGCAGAGGTCACTTGACGGCGCCCTGAGTGAGTCCGGACATGACCCAGCGCTGGGCGACCAGGAAGACGATCACCGCCGGCGCCATGGCCATCAGGTACGAGGAGAAGGCCACGTTGTAGCTGTTGGAGAACTGGGTCTGGAACATGTTCTGCAGCACGGGGATGGTCTGCAGGGTGGGGTCGGAGATGATCAGCGACGGCATCATGAAGTCGTTCCAGGACTGGATGAAGGCGAAGATGCCGACGGTGGCGCACATCGGCGCCAGCAGCGGCAGGATCAGCCGCCAGAACACCCGCCAGGTGCCCGCGCCGTCGATCCGCATGGACTCCTCCAGCTCCACCGGGATGGTGCGCAGGAACGCGGTCAGGAGCAACGTGTTGAACGCGAGCGCGAAGGCGATGTGCAGGATCGCCACGCCGAGCGGATTGTCCAGGCCCAGCATGCCGGTGAGCTTGATCTGCGGCAGCGCCACCACCGGGAACGGGATGAACATGGCCGCCAGCAGGTAGTAGAACGACCAGCGGTACAGGCGCCGGTCCCAGTTGCGCACGATCGCGTAGGCCGCCATCGAGGAGATCAGGATCTCGCCGACCACCGCGACCACGGTGATGAACACGGAGATCGCGAAGCCGCGCGGGAAGTTCGTCAGGTTCCACGCCGCGACGAAGCTCTCCAGGGTCAGCGGGTCGGGCAGGGCGAAGGCATTGCCCTGGACCGCCTGAGAGGTGGATTTCAGCGACATGTTCACGGTGACGAACAGGGGCACCAGCACGGTCAGGGAGCCGACCGCCAGCAGGATCGTCGCCGGCCAGTTGACGCGCCCGCGACCGATCCGTCGGCGGCGGCGCCGGGGAGCGGCCGTCGTGGCCGAGGTCTCGGGGCCGGAGGGGGTGGTCTGGGCAGAGGTGGTCGTGGTCATGATCCGAAGGCCGTCCTTCCCTTGGTCACGCGGAGCTGGAGCACGGCGATGGCGATCGAGATGAGGAAGAAGATCATCGCGTTGGCCATCTGGTACGCGTAGTCGCCGCCTTCGAAGCCGCGGAAGATCGACATCGCCACGGAGCGGGTGGCCACGCCCGGGCCGCCGTCGGTCAGGCCCACGATGATGTCGTAGGCGTTGAGGTAGTTCTTGAAGCTGAGGATCGTGTTGATGACGATGAAGCCGGAGACCAGCGGCAGCGTGATGTGGCGCAGGTTCTGCCAGGCGGAGGCGCCGTCGATGGAGCCGGCCTCGTAGACCTCGGTGGGGATGGTGACCAGGCCCGCGATGTAGATCAGCATCGTGCCGGGGATGGTCTGCCAGGCGGTGACGATCACGATCGACAGCCACGCCCAGTCCGGATTCGCCAGGATCGAGGTGGACAGCGCATCGGAGCCGACGGCCTGCCCCATCGAGGGCACCGTGTTGGCGAACAGGTACTGGAACACGAAGGCGATGACGATCCCGGAGATGACCATCGGGATCACGTAGATCGTCCGCAGCACGGCGGTGAAGCGGATCTTCGAGGTCAGGCCCACGGCGAGGGTGAAGGCGAGGACGTTCACCACGATCACGGTGACCAGCGAGAAGCCGAGGGTGAAGGCGTAGGAGCCGAGGATGCCCTGGTCGCGGAACATCGCGATGTAGTTGCGCAGGCCGATCACCTCCCAGTCCCCGAACCCGATGGAGTTGGTGAAGCTGTACAGGAAGCCCAGCACCGCCGGCAGCGTGATCGCCAGGGAGAAGAGGATCAGGGCGGGGAAGAGGAAGAGGTGGTAGATCGGATCCGTGCGCCGCCGGCGGGAACGCAGCGGCGTGGCGGGGCGCGGCGCGTCGGCCGAGGCCGGAACGTCGGATCCGGGGGCGGACGGGGTCGTTGTCGTCGTCGACATCGATGCTCCTTCATCGTGCGTCATCGGGCTCTCGCTGGTCATCGGGCTCTCACTGCCGGAAGGCGAGTCGCGCCCAGTCGGCGTCCATGCGCGCCAGGATCGGCTCGGGGTCGCTGCCGCCGGCGATCGACTGGATGTAGTTCTGCGCCGGGATCGAGTTGGGGATGAACTGGGACGGGCCCATGTAGAAGCGGCCGTCGTCGAAGTACTGCTGCATCTCGACGATCCGGGGGTCGGACACCGCCGGCGCGTCGGTGGTGGTGCCGAAGGCGAGGAACTCCGCGTTGTACGGGTTCTGCACCTCCGGCTGCATGAGGAACTCCAGGAACTGGCGCGCCCCGTCGTGCTCGTTCGCGGCCTCGGGGATCCACAGGGACAGGTCGATGTTCACCCGCACCCGCAGGTCGGCGGGGTCGTCGGTCACCGGCAGCGGGAAGGTGCCCAGGTCGACGTCGGTCCCGGCCTTGGCGATCTCCCCGAACGCCCACGGGCCCTGGAAGTACATCGCGGCCTTCTCCTGCGCGATGGCGGTGTTGCCGTCGCCGTAGCTGCGGCCCGAGGCGTCGTCATTGACGTAGGGCAGCAGCTCGAGCATGCGGCGGACGGGCTCGAGCATCGTGGCCTGGAAGGACACCTCGGAATCGGGGCCGACGTCCGCGCCGAGCGCGTTCATCTGCTCGTAGAAGGAGCGCACGTCGATCATGCCACCGACGGTGTAGTCGAACAGGCCCTGCTCGATGGTCCACGGGTCCAGGAAGGTGCCGTAGATCGGCGTGACGCCGCTCGAGCTCAGCGTCTCGCACACGGCGAGGAACTCGTCCCAGGTGGTGGGGACCTCGAGCCCGTGCTGCTCGAAGATGCGTCGGTTGTAGATGACCGACGCGGCGGTGACGGAGTAGGGGATCACGCTGGTGCGGCCCTCGTAGGTCGCGTACCAGTCCACCAGCTCCGCGACGTTGTCCCGGATCCGCCCGGCGGCGGGCAGATCAGCGAGGTCCGACAGGGCGCCGCGCGCCATGAACCGGCCCATCTCCAGGTTGTAGTTCAGACAGCCCAGATCCGGCGGATTGTTGCGCACGAAGCTCGCCGAGAGGTTCGTGGCGATGTCGTGCTGGACGCTGTACTGCGATGATTCAGAGGAGAAGTCCTTGGCCAGCTGCCCGAAGTAGGGGATCGCCTCGGGCTTGGACTGGTAGAACGTCAGCTGGGAGGCACCGCTGGTGGCGGTGCAGGCGGGCAGGGCCAGGGCGGCCGCCGTCACGCCGGCGCCGCCCAGCAGGGAACGTCGGGACAGGGGAGTGGATGACGTGGTCGAGCCGGATGAGGTGGTCGAGTTGGTCGAGGAGGACAACGCCGTCTCCTTCGCATGGCGGTCGCACGGGTGCGATGATGTAGTCGACAAGGCTTATATTTAAGGCCCATCGGAAGTATGGGTGAAGGAGGATCGCGTGTCAACGCTTCAGGATCCGGGGGCGAGCTCCCCGCAGCTCCTGCGGCGCGCCAATCGGCAGGCGCTGCTGCAGTACGCCCTGCGCACGGGCACCTTCTCCGCAGCCGACGCGATGACGACGACGGGTCTGACCCGGGCGACGGTGCTCGGGGTGTGCGCGGATCTGCACGGCGCGGGCTGGCTCGCCGAAGTAGAACCCGATGGTGACGGGACGCGGCGGGGCAGGCCTGCCCGGCGCTACGAACTGCGCGCTGACGCCGGTCTGCTGATCGGCGTCGATGCCGGCGAGCACACCCTCGCCGCGCGCGCCGTCGATCTGCGCGGCCGCGAGCTGGCCTCCGAGGTCGAGACGGTCGAGATCGGTGTCGACGATCCCGGTGCCGCCGACGCACGCCGGGAACAGGTCCGTGGCCTGCTCGAGCGGCTGCGCGCTCGGTCCGGGGCGGGAAGCGCCCACCCTCTGCTGACCGTCGTCGGCGTTCCTGCCCCCGTCGGCCCCGACGGGCTCTCCCCGCACGGGGAGGCCGGCTACTGGCCCGTCATGAATCCGGACCTCGGCGGCGCCCTGAACGGCGAGGTGCTCACCGACAACGACGCCAATCTCGCCGTGACCGCCGAGCACGCTCTCCGCGGCGGCGAGCACCTGGCCACGCTGCTGATGGGGGAGCGCTTCGGGGCCGGCCTCATCATCGACGGCCGCCTCCTGCACGGGGCCCTCGGGGGCGCCGGCGAGATGCGCTTCCTCGACGACGTACTGGTCGACTCCCGCGGAGCGGACGGCGTGGCCGCGCTCGCCCGGCGCTGGACCACCACGGCGTTGGAGGCGGGGGCGCGCTCACCGGCCCTGGAGGCGATTCCCGCCGACCGCCTCACCGCCGTGGACGTGTTCGACGCAGCGCGCGCCGGTGATGCCGTGGCGCAGAGGGTGCTGGAGCGTATCGGTGAGCGCATCGCGCGGATCGCCGGGATCTTGGCCAGTCTGCTCGGCGTCGAGACGGTGGTCGTGGCCGGTGCGATCGCCGGGGCGATCGGTCCCGTGCTCGTGCACGCTCGCGAAGCCCTGCCGCAGGTCAGCTCGGCGCCCTACCCCCAGCTGGTGGCCAGTGAGCTCGGAGGGGACGTGGTGGTGCGCGGCGCCGTCGAGACCGCGCTGCGGCAGCTGCGGGAGAACCCGCTGGAGGTGCTCGGGTCGCACGGGTGAGAGTATCGGCGCTCCTCGGGAGCGTCCTGGCCGGGCCCACTGGCCGGAATCCTGCGGCCCTGCGAGAATGCCGGTACCGCATGCGCCAGGACGGGGGACGCTCTCGTGATCACCCGACGACACATCACCGCACTCGGTGGGACGCTCGCTGCCGCGACGTTCCTGGGCGCCTGCGGCGAACCGTTCACGGATCCGTCGGCCGATGAGAGCCCGCAGACATCGAGCGACCAGATGCTCACCAGCGTGGTCACCACCGGGCTCCAGGCGCCCTGGTCGATCGCCTTTTCCGGCGAGACCGCCCTGGTCAGCGAGCGCGACTCCGCCCGCATCCTCGAGATCGCGGCCGACGGCGCCACCCGCGAGGTGGGCGTGATCGACGGCGTCGAGCCCGGGGGAGAGGGCGGCCTGCTCGGCCTGGCCGTCCACGGCGGTCAGCTGTTCACGTATCTCACGGCTGCCGACGGCAATCGGATCGAGCGCCGGGAGCTGACCGGATCCCCCGGGCGCCTCGGACTCGGCGACGCCCGGACCGTGCTCGAGGGCATCCCGTCGGCCCGGATCCACAACGGGGGCCGCCTCGCGATCGGACCGGACGACATGCTGTACGCGACCACCGGTGACGCCGGGGACCGCAGCAGCGCCCAGGACATCGAGTCCCTCGGCGGGAAGATCCTGCGGATGGCGCCCGACGGGACGGCACCGGCCGACAACCCCTTCCCCGATTCGCTCGTGTACAGCTACGGCCATCGCAACTGCCAGGGGATCGCCTGGGCCGAGGACGGCACGATGTACGCCAGCGAGTTCGGGCAGGACACCTGGGACGAGCTGAACCTCATCGAGGCCGGCGGCAACTACGGCTGGCCGGACGTCGAAGGCATCGCCGAGCAGGAGGGCTACCGCGATCCTCTGCAGCAGTGGGAGCCGGCCGAGGCCAGCCCCAGCGGCATCGCGATCACCGGCGGGTCTCTCTACCTCGCGAACCTCCGCGGCCGACGTCTGCGTGTGGTGCCGCTGACGGACCCGTCCACCGCCACGGAGCTGCTGGTCGGGGAGTACGGACGGCTGCGCGACGTGGTCCTCGCACCCGACGGGGCGCTGTGGGTGCTGACCAACACCACCGACGGTCGGGGCGACCCGGCGGAGGAGGGGGACCGGATTCTGCGGGTCGCGATCGGCTGACCAGCGCGAGAAGGCGAGAGTGCCGAAGGGCCGATGCAGATGACATCGGCCGCGGCGATATCGGTCACGACGGGTTCCGTGGAGCCGGAGGCGTGTGCGTCGTCGCGCGTCAGGATCAAGGGGCTCACCGTGCTGTCCGTCCAACGACTCGCCCGATCGGTCAGACCGTCGACGAGCGTGTCCCCTGTCGAGGGGAGACAGCCTATCGTCTCGGGTCCTCACCACGGTCGTCCTCGCTCCGCAGGAGGTCGCGGATCGAGGCCCGGAACGTCGGCGTGACCTTAAGCGGAACCTCCTGATCGATGACGCCGTGGTGACCCAGCCGCAGTGTGAGGACCGTGCCGGTCGGGGTCGCCGCAGTGCGCACGTCGAGGATCTCTGCGGCCGCCTCGGGGCCGACGAGGATCTCCTCGTCCTTGATCGTGAATGCTTCGCCCGCCCGCATTTGCAACCCGTGCGCGGAGCAGACGTCGAAGACGTGATGATCAGACTCGAACCACTCCTGGGGCCGGGAGTCGCACCCCCGGACCTCGCAGCGCACGGGGAACGCGTCCGCGTGCGGTCTGGCT encodes the following:
- a CDS encoding ABC transporter substrate-binding protein, with amino-acid sequence MSSSTNSTTSSGSTTSSTPLSRRSLLGGAGVTAAALALPACTATSGASQLTFYQSKPEAIPYFGQLAKDFSSESSQYSVQHDIATNLSASFVRNNPPDLGCLNYNLEMGRFMARGALSDLADLPAAGRIRDNVAELVDWYATYEGRTSVIPYSVTAASVIYNRRIFEQHGLEVPTTWDEFLAVCETLSSSGVTPIYGTFLDPWTIEQGLFDYTVGGMIDVRSFYEQMNALGADVGPDSEVSFQATMLEPVRRMLELLPYVNDDASGRSYGDGNTAIAQEKAAMYFQGPWAFGEIAKAGTDVDLGTFPLPVTDDPADLRVRVNIDLSLWIPEAANEHDGARQFLEFLMQPEVQNPYNAEFLAFGTTTDAPAVSDPRIVEMQQYFDDGRFYMGPSQFIPNSIPAQNYIQSIAGGSDPEPILARMDADWARLAFRQ
- a CDS encoding carbohydrate ABC transporter permease; amino-acid sequence: MTTTTSAQTTPSGPETSATTAAPRRRRRRIGRGRVNWPATILLAVGSLTVLVPLFVTVNMSLKSTSQAVQGNAFALPDPLTLESFVAAWNLTNFPRGFAISVFITVVAVVGEILISSMAAYAIVRNWDRRLYRWSFYYLLAAMFIPFPVVALPQIKLTGMLGLDNPLGVAILHIAFALAFNTLLLTAFLRTIPVELEESMRIDGAGTWRVFWRLILPLLAPMCATVGIFAFIQSWNDFMMPSLIISDPTLQTIPVLQNMFQTQFSNSYNVAFSSYLMAMAPAVIVFLVAQRWVMSGLTQGAVK
- a CDS encoding carbohydrate ABC transporter permease codes for the protein MSTTTTTPSAPGSDVPASADAPRPATPLRSRRRRTDPIYHLFLFPALILFSLAITLPAVLGFLYSFTNSIGFGDWEVIGLRNYIAMFRDQGILGSYAFTLGFSLVTVIVVNVLAFTLAVGLTSKIRFTAVLRTIYVIPMVISGIVIAFVFQYLFANTVPSMGQAVGSDALSTSILANPDWAWLSIVIVTAWQTIPGTMLIYIAGLVTIPTEVYEAGSIDGASAWQNLRHITLPLVSGFIVINTILSFKNYLNAYDIIVGLTDGGPGVATRSVAMSIFRGFEGGDYAYQMANAMIFFLISIAIAVLQLRVTKGRTAFGS
- a CDS encoding glycoside hydrolase family 13 protein; the encoded protein is MTESATTLAPLAETTDWWRQAAVYQIYPRSFADGNGDGIGDLRGIISRVPYLLQLGIEAVWLSPFYPSALADGGYDVDDFRDVDPKIGTLEQFDEMVAALHGVGIKLIVDIVPNHSSDRHAWFREALESPKGSNARARYIFRDGKGERGELPPADWTSIFGGPAWTQVPDGQWYLHSFATEQPDFDWKHPEVREDFLRTLRFWSDRGVDGFRVDVAHGLAKDLGDVLPSKAELKAMPKADGTHPLWDRDEVHEIYAEWRAVFDEYTPARTAVAEAWVETPERRAKYASPTGLGQAFNFDLMDADFDATHFRDIVTDNLAQSAVTGSSTTWVFSNHDGVRHATRYGLAPRAGRPGKQGADWVLAGGPADEIAAELGLRRARAATLFELALPGSAYLYQGEELGLHEVAEIPDERRQDPAFWRTTPETRGHDGLGRDGCRVPLPWTRTGSSFGFGTGGAHLPQPAWFADSSVEAEDGVAGSTLELYREALRLRRELQGAETLTWDEELSGGDVLAFTRPGGWLSITNFGDEPVALPDGELLVMSGDPVDDADGTALLPGATTAWLRRGEA
- a CDS encoding PQQ-dependent sugar dehydrogenase encodes the protein MITRRHITALGGTLAAATFLGACGEPFTDPSADESPQTSSDQMLTSVVTTGLQAPWSIAFSGETALVSERDSARILEIAADGATREVGVIDGVEPGGEGGLLGLAVHGGQLFTYLTAADGNRIERRELTGSPGRLGLGDARTVLEGIPSARIHNGGRLAIGPDDMLYATTGDAGDRSSAQDIESLGGKILRMAPDGTAPADNPFPDSLVYSYGHRNCQGIAWAEDGTMYASEFGQDTWDELNLIEAGGNYGWPDVEGIAEQEGYRDPLQQWEPAEASPSGIAITGGSLYLANLRGRRLRVVPLTDPSTATELLVGEYGRLRDVVLAPDGALWVLTNTTDGRGDPAEEGDRILRVAIG
- a CDS encoding ROK family protein; this translates as MSTLQDPGASSPQLLRRANRQALLQYALRTGTFSAADAMTTTGLTRATVLGVCADLHGAGWLAEVEPDGDGTRRGRPARRYELRADAGLLIGVDAGEHTLAARAVDLRGRELASEVETVEIGVDDPGAADARREQVRGLLERLRARSGAGSAHPLLTVVGVPAPVGPDGLSPHGEAGYWPVMNPDLGGALNGEVLTDNDANLAVTAEHALRGGEHLATLLMGERFGAGLIIDGRLLHGALGGAGEMRFLDDVLVDSRGADGVAALARRWTTTALEAGARSPALEAIPADRLTAVDVFDAARAGDAVAQRVLERIGERIARIAGILASLLGVETVVVAGAIAGAIGPVLVHAREALPQVSSAPYPQLVASELGGDVVVRGAVETALRQLRENPLEVLGSHG